The Fulvivirga ligni genome window below encodes:
- a CDS encoding carboxylesterase/lipase family protein, protein MNKQIITTVLCFIISITFMQAQNNDGVQVKIANGKIEGFHDANMKLDRFFGIPFAQPPVGDLRWKEPQPVKDWKGVLETKKFGPTPMQLPAWWDMIFRADKMSEDCLYLNVWTPSDRKKANLPVLLYFYGGGYASGGGSEARYDGARMAQEGIVVVTVNYRVNVFGFMAHPELSQEASYKASGNYGLLDQLAGLKWVYENIKAFGGDPNHITIAGESAGSIAVSTHMASPLSKDMLAGAIGESGAGINPTLPPVSLKEGEDNGKEFVEAAGYKSIKEMRALSAEELLKLYQTKKPKLAPVVDNYFLPDYLPEIYEAGQQAQIPLLVGWNSAELNGEFLLKPPYSEENYKNKIKELYPEKYEDVLKLYGYGSEKEIAQSATALISDRFISYSTWKWFDLQRKHSDKPVYRYYFDQPRPKGGPEQENPKGAPHASEIPYCMGNLYLVDIFKWTEDDRKTSDTMMTYFANFIKTGNPNGEGVPEWPVAKADDKTPPVMILKPMSEIENAQHDDRYEFLDVEYGNKK, encoded by the coding sequence ATGAATAAGCAGATAATCACAACAGTACTATGTTTCATTATATCCATCACTTTCATGCAAGCTCAGAACAATGATGGTGTGCAAGTAAAAATAGCCAACGGAAAGATTGAAGGGTTTCACGATGCTAATATGAAGCTCGATCGGTTCTTCGGTATTCCCTTCGCTCAACCACCGGTTGGCGATTTAAGGTGGAAGGAGCCGCAACCAGTGAAAGATTGGAAAGGTGTTTTAGAAACCAAAAAATTCGGTCCCACACCTATGCAGTTGCCTGCCTGGTGGGACATGATCTTTAGAGCTGATAAAATGAGCGAAGATTGTCTATACCTTAATGTGTGGACACCTTCAGATAGGAAGAAGGCTAATCTACCAGTGCTATTATACTTCTACGGTGGCGGATATGCTTCTGGTGGAGGCTCTGAGGCCAGGTATGATGGAGCTAGAATGGCTCAAGAGGGTATTGTGGTAGTTACGGTGAACTACAGGGTAAATGTATTTGGTTTTATGGCTCATCCTGAATTAAGTCAGGAAGCTTCTTACAAGGCCTCTGGCAACTACGGTTTGTTAGATCAGTTGGCAGGTTTGAAGTGGGTATATGAAAACATAAAGGCCTTTGGTGGCGATCCTAATCATATCACCATTGCAGGAGAGTCGGCAGGATCCATAGCGGTGAGTACTCACATGGCTTCTCCATTATCTAAAGATATGTTGGCAGGAGCAATAGGGGAGAGCGGAGCTGGAATTAACCCAACCTTGCCACCAGTTTCGTTAAAAGAAGGGGAGGATAATGGCAAAGAATTCGTAGAAGCTGCTGGCTATAAGTCGATTAAAGAGATGCGTGCTTTAAGTGCGGAAGAGTTATTGAAACTTTATCAAACCAAAAAGCCAAAATTAGCGCCAGTGGTAGATAATTACTTTTTACCAGATTATTTACCTGAAATTTATGAAGCAGGCCAACAAGCTCAGATACCTCTATTGGTAGGTTGGAACTCTGCTGAACTCAATGGCGAATTTTTGTTGAAACCCCCGTATTCTGAAGAGAACTATAAGAACAAGATCAAAGAGCTTTACCCTGAGAAATATGAGGACGTACTTAAGTTATACGGCTATGGATCTGAAAAAGAAATAGCGCAATCAGCTACAGCACTCATTTCAGATAGATTCATTTCCTATAGCACCTGGAAATGGTTTGATTTACAAAGAAAGCACAGTGATAAGCCTGTTTACAGATATTACTTTGATCAGCCAAGACCAAAGGGAGGTCCAGAGCAAGAGAATCCGAAAGGAGCACCACATGCATCAGAAATACCTTATTGCATGGGAAATCTCTATCTGGTAGATATTTTCAAGTGGACGGAGGATGATCGAAAGACTTCTGATACTATGATGACTTATTTCGCCAATTTCATAAAAACAGGGAACCCAAATGGTGAAGGTGTGCCAGAATGGCCAGTCGCTAAAGCTGATGATAAAACCCCACCCGTAATGATTCTAAAACCGATGTCAGAAATTGAAAATGCCCAACATGATGATAGGTATGAGTTTTTGGATGTGGAATATGGTAATAAGAAATAA
- a CDS encoding Ig-like domain-containing protein, translated as MILTFQSCADDPKDVDDIKPDVEFNNLAEGDNVWNTIEIQASAIDDISIASIQLLVDDQLIASKENQETITSNWNTGDLEDGAHTLKVVGTDNSGNISEKEISVNVKNNLIKLQVLDSKLPHEQKGYIFLSDRNGNVIVSDELRAGEELILKNSEFEDSIFYLTEVYDSDIRNYRLLNTFSDIKSGREWRITPLKSQSNDTFQAHITFKNAAESVYYRAYTSGYNEEFIRKGLNNTRTVELSSNPGVIYVVKFDNEHNPLTYRLFTDINEGENTLDLDEVNIPFKNLEFNLPDYDSYYLFIWGLYGDIELNDEYEVFNESSIESGTTSTRLFYAEEAFDQHQLQFSYSKGRYQYRQYSYGIDNMIVKEVSHNSNFEIKNNTLSYSSSGNFDYINYSVDGYINDKRIMWQMLLPKANERTVPIFHLPDHLEPLNILNTENSKSISLEEYSGLNGYEELLQFVTTSDSFNESKAGHTHSAIDFSLDTENGKKRNTQAPTLFERWLNLKK; from the coding sequence GTGATATTAACATTTCAATCATGCGCTGATGACCCAAAAGACGTAGATGACATAAAGCCGGATGTAGAATTTAATAATCTTGCTGAAGGAGATAATGTTTGGAATACGATAGAAATTCAGGCATCAGCAATAGATGACATTTCAATAGCTAGCATTCAACTTTTAGTGGATGATCAATTAATTGCGTCAAAAGAGAATCAAGAAACAATAACCAGCAACTGGAATACAGGTGATTTAGAAGATGGAGCTCATACCTTAAAAGTAGTAGGAACTGATAATTCTGGAAATATATCTGAAAAAGAAATTAGTGTTAACGTCAAAAACAACCTAATAAAATTACAAGTACTTGACTCTAAACTTCCTCATGAGCAGAAAGGATACATATTTCTATCTGATAGGAATGGAAATGTCATTGTTAGTGATGAACTAAGAGCAGGTGAAGAGTTAATTTTAAAGAATAGTGAATTTGAAGATTCCATTTTTTACCTCACTGAAGTTTATGATAGTGATATACGTAATTACCGCCTCCTAAATACATTCTCTGATATAAAAAGTGGGCGCGAATGGAGAATAACGCCGTTAAAGTCTCAAAGCAACGATACCTTTCAGGCTCATATTACCTTCAAGAATGCCGCGGAATCTGTTTATTACAGAGCCTATACTAGTGGATATAACGAAGAATTTATCAGGAAGGGATTAAATAATACTCGTACAGTTGAGTTGTCTAGTAACCCCGGCGTAATATATGTTGTAAAATTTGATAATGAACACAACCCTCTGACCTACCGTCTCTTCACTGACATAAATGAAGGTGAGAATACGCTTGACTTAGACGAAGTCAATATCCCTTTTAAAAACTTAGAATTTAACTTACCAGACTATGATAGTTATTATCTCTTTATATGGGGCCTTTACGGTGATATAGAATTAAATGATGAATATGAGGTATTTAATGAATCAAGTATTGAGTCAGGCACAACGTCAACCAGGTTATTTTATGCAGAAGAGGCCTTTGATCAACACCAATTACAATTTAGTTACAGTAAAGGCCGTTACCAGTACAGACAATATAGTTACGGTATTGATAACATGATTGTCAAAGAAGTTAGCCACAATTCTAACTTTGAAATTAAAAACAATACCCTTAGCTATTCCTCCTCAGGAAATTTCGATTATATCAATTATTCTGTAGATGGCTACATCAATGACAAACGAATAATGTGGCAAATGCTTCTCCCCAAAGCCAATGAACGAACAGTTCCAATATTTCACCTTCCTGACCATTTAGAACCACTTAATATCCTTAATACAGAAAATAGCAAGTCTATTTCTTTAGAAGAATATTCGGGGCTTAATGGTTATGAGGAACTATTACAATTCGTAACTACGTCAGATAGTTTCAATGAATCTAAGGCGGGGCATACTCACAGCGCAATAGACTTTTCACTGGATACAGAAAATGGTAAAAAAAGAAATACTCAAGCGCCTACTCTGTTTGAAAGGTGGCTTAATTTAAAAAAATAA